One Clostridium novyi NT genomic window carries:
- the abc-f gene encoding ribosomal protection-like ABC-F family protein has product MIVLSCKNLKKSYGIDEILKNITFNIDEGERVGLVGANGAGKSTLFKILTKTLDYDSGDLFLDKNKKVGYLSQHLSLDSENSIYDEALLVFQDLIDMENKLALLEQEMNKPYDPSNADYHNKVIKDYTNLSELYNNRGGYLYKAEIGKVLKGLGFTEEHYDKSINILSGGQKTRVALCKLLLSNPDILLLDEPTNHLDLDAIEWLEEYLKGYKGTIIIISHDRFFLDCITTKTFELINGKLDVYNGNYTAFIDLKKKAYEEKLKAYNLQQAEIKRQEEIIERYRSFNREKSIRAAESRQKALDKVERLDSPTNDKKMHKFKFEAKIKSGNDVLYAENLSKRYEDKLLFENLNLDIKRGEHVALIGENGRGKTTLFKILMDKIKQDEGTFSLGKNVFIGYYDQEQSNLDPNKTIIDEVWDDFPKMTTTEIRNVLAAFLFTGDDVFKKVEKLSGGEKCRINLLKIILSKSNFLLLDEPTNHLDIMSREALEDAIMDYDGTVLVISHDRYFLNKVVEKIHELNIDGIKTYLGNYSYYVEKKKNPFRFQQLEEAQGKTKTQIQTEKKKKREEAKIEKQKKLKVKNLEQSIADLEKNIEDLQQKLCLEEIYSDPVKSEEVNKELLDKETELEQLYEQWEEML; this is encoded by the coding sequence ATGATCGTTTTAAGTTGTAAAAATTTAAAAAAAAGTTATGGAATAGATGAAATACTAAAAAATATAACATTTAATATAGACGAAGGAGAACGCGTAGGCCTTGTTGGTGCTAATGGTGCAGGTAAATCTACATTATTTAAGATATTAACTAAAACCCTAGATTATGATAGTGGTGATTTATTTTTAGATAAAAATAAAAAAGTAGGTTATCTTTCTCAGCATCTATCTTTAGATAGTGAAAATTCTATATATGATGAAGCTCTTTTAGTTTTTCAAGATTTAATTGATATGGAAAATAAGCTTGCTTTATTAGAACAAGAAATGAATAAACCTTATGATCCTTCAAATGCAGATTATCATAATAAAGTTATAAAAGACTACACAAACTTATCAGAACTTTATAATAATCGCGGTGGATATCTTTATAAAGCAGAAATAGGTAAAGTATTAAAGGGACTTGGCTTCACTGAAGAACACTATGATAAATCTATAAACATTTTAAGTGGCGGTCAAAAGACTAGAGTTGCCCTGTGTAAGCTTCTTTTATCTAACCCTGATATACTTCTACTAGACGAACCTACAAACCATCTTGATTTAGATGCAATTGAATGGCTTGAAGAATATCTTAAAGGTTACAAAGGAACTATAATTATAATTTCCCACGATAGATTTTTCTTAGACTGTATAACAACTAAAACCTTTGAACTTATAAATGGAAAGTTAGATGTTTATAACGGAAACTATACCGCATTTATTGATTTAAAGAAAAAAGCATATGAAGAAAAGCTAAAGGCATACAATCTTCAACAAGCAGAAATCAAACGCCAAGAAGAAATCATTGAAAGATATCGCTCTTTTAATAGAGAAAAAAGTATTAGAGCCGCTGAAAGTAGACAAAAGGCATTAGATAAGGTTGAGCGACTTGACTCTCCTACTAATGATAAGAAAATGCACAAATTTAAATTTGAAGCTAAGATAAAGAGCGGTAATGACGTATTGTACGCCGAAAATTTATCTAAACGCTATGAAGATAAGTTACTATTTGAAAACTTAAATTTAGATATAAAACGTGGAGAACACGTTGCTTTAATTGGAGAAAATGGACGTGGAAAGACTACTCTATTTAAAATCCTTATGGATAAAATCAAGCAAGATGAAGGAACTTTTTCTCTAGGGAAAAATGTATTTATAGGTTACTATGATCAAGAACAATCTAATTTAGACCCAAATAAAACTATTATAGATGAAGTTTGGGATGATTTTCCTAAGATGACCACAACTGAAATTAGAAATGTTCTAGCTGCATTTTTATTTACTGGTGATGATGTATTTAAAAAAGTCGAAAAATTAAGTGGTGGAGAAAAGTGTCGAATAAATCTACTTAAAATAATACTTTCAAAATCTAACTTCTTATTATTGGACGAACCTACTAACCACCTTGATATTATGTCACGTGAAGCCCTAGAAGATGCAATAATGGATTATGATGGTACTGTCCTTGTTATATCCCATGATAGATACTTCTTAAATAAAGTAGTAGAAAAAATTCATGAACTAAACATAGATGGTATTAAAACTTACCTTGGTAACTATAGCTATTATGTTGAAAAGAAAAAAAATCCTTTTAGATTTCAACAATTAGAAGAAGCTCAAGGAAAAACTAAAACACAAATTCAAACTGAAAAGAAAAAGAAACGTGAAGAAGCTAAAATTGAAAAACAGAAAAAACTAAAAGTTAAAAATCTAGAACAAAGTATTGCAGACTTAGAAAAAAACATAGAAGATTTACAGCAAAAACTATGTCTTGAAGAAATCTATTCCGATCCTGTTAAAAGTGAAGAAGTTAATAAAGAACTTTTAGATAAAGAAACTGAACTTGAACAATTATATGAGCAATGGGAAGAAATGCTCTAA
- a CDS encoding ABC transporter substrate-binding protein has translation MSLILTLFLYKDNFDFLKESKKMVVIAESFEPLTLDPAYANDSESIKIIANLYEGLVRYKDNSKDIKPGLATSWDIDESKREYTFHLRKGVEFHDGSEFNCYVVRKNIQRQLQKGDQNACFNKVFKDVVEFKIIDDYTVKFILAKENPEFLRDLANPCAATMVSPNSIKKCKDKHFNHPAGTGPFEFVKWNKGESMVIRRNNKYWGEKCKVDKIIIKFINKSSQKVDKFIGNNVNIVDNLDCRSVIDIQKNGGKILEQKGENINYMKFNHLKSPFNDAKVRKAICESINRDEIIKKLYQGYAAKIEDGINYNTHGNIDELEKVREQNNIIKIIIYSNPTSYNNVGEKLAEYIQKDLLNIGIKSTIEVTSLDKYDDKIKSGNWDIMFCGEVGEDIFKIERDNLNKNIIFPICNSKFMAAYDNSIVNFKYHPTGILFLDKIDIKKK, from the coding sequence ATGTCATTGATATTAACCTTATTTTTATATAAAGATAATTTTGATTTTCTTAAGGAATCTAAAAAGATGGTTGTAATAGCGGAAAGTTTTGAGCCTTTAACTTTAGATCCAGCTTATGCAAATGATAGTGAATCAATTAAAATCATAGCAAATTTATATGAAGGACTTGTAAGATATAAAGATAATTCTAAGGATATAAAGCCAGGTCTTGCTACTAGTTGGGATATTGATGAAAGCAAAAGAGAGTACACTTTTCATCTAAGAAAAGGGGTAGAATTTCATGACGGGTCAGAGTTTAATTGTTATGTAGTTAGAAAAAATATACAAAGACAACTACAAAAAGGTGATCAAAATGCTTGTTTTAATAAAGTATTTAAGGATGTAGTTGAATTTAAAATCATTGATGATTATACTGTTAAATTTATTTTAGCCAAGGAAAACCCAGAGTTTTTAAGGGATTTAGCAAATCCATGTGCAGCAACCATGGTAAGTCCTAATTCAATAAAAAAGTGTAAAGACAAGCATTTCAATCACCCAGCTGGTACAGGACCCTTTGAATTTGTAAAGTGGAACAAGGGAGAATCAATGGTTATCAGAAGAAATAATAAGTATTGGGGAGAAAAATGCAAAGTTGATAAAATAATTATAAAGTTTATAAACAAAAGTTCACAAAAGGTGGATAAGTTTATAGGTAATAATGTAAATATTGTGGATAACTTAGATTGTCGAAGTGTTATTGATATACAGAAAAATGGAGGTAAGATATTAGAGCAAAAGGGTGAAAATATAAATTATATGAAATTTAATCATCTGAAAAGTCCATTTAATGATGCCAAAGTGAGAAAAGCTATATGTGAGAGTATTAATAGGGATGAAATTATAAAGAAATTATATCAAGGATATGCTGCTAAAATAGAAGATGGCATTAATTATAATACACATGGAAATATAGATGAATTAGAAAAGGTGAGAGAACAAAATAATATTATAAAAATTATAATTTATTCAAATCCTACATCTTACAATAATGTAGGAGAAAAATTAGCTGAGTATATTCAGAAGGATTTATTAAACATAGGAATTAAGTCCACTATAGAAGTGACAAGTTTAGATAAATATGATGATAAAATTAAAAGCGGTAATTGGGATATTATGTTTTGTGGAGAAGTTGGAGAGGATATTTTTAAAATAGAAAGAGATAACTTAAACAAAAATATAATATTTCCTATATGTAATTCAAAGTTTATGGCAGCTTATGATAACTCCATAGTAAACTTTAAGTATCATCCCACTGGAATTTTATTTTTAGATAAAATTGATATTAAGAAAAAATAG
- the tsaD gene encoding tRNA (adenosine(37)-N6)-threonylcarbamoyltransferase complex transferase subunit TsaD has translation MSKDIKILAIESSCDETAAAVVVNGRDVLSNVIASQIDIHTKFGGVVPEVASRKHIEAIGIVVKEALEEANVTFDDIDAIGVTYGPGLVGALLVGVQYAKSLAYALKKPLIGVNHIEGHISANFIQYKDLKPPFVCLVVSGGHTFIVHMKDYGEFDILGETRDDAAGEAFDKVARAIGLGYPGGPKIDKISNEGNENAIVFPKANFHDKDCLDFSFSGVKSAVLNYINKMNMKNEEINRADVAASFQKSVVDVLVDNVIKACKLRNVDKIAIAGGVASNTHLREAMINAGKKNKIDVLFPAPILCTDNAAMIGSAAYFEYLKGRVAPLELNAIPNLKLGER, from the coding sequence ATGAGTAAAGATATAAAAATTCTTGCAATAGAGAGCAGTTGTGATGAGACAGCAGCAGCGGTAGTTGTTAATGGAAGAGATGTTTTATCAAATGTTATAGCATCACAAATAGATATACATACTAAATTTGGTGGGGTAGTACCTGAAGTTGCATCAAGAAAACACATAGAAGCCATTGGAATTGTGGTTAAAGAAGCTTTAGAAGAAGCTAATGTTACTTTTGATGATATAGATGCTATTGGAGTTACATATGGTCCAGGGCTTGTTGGAGCATTACTTGTAGGAGTACAATATGCAAAAAGTCTTGCTTATGCACTTAAAAAACCATTAATTGGGGTAAATCATATTGAAGGACATATAAGTGCAAACTTTATTCAATATAAAGATTTAAAACCTCCATTTGTGTGCCTTGTAGTATCTGGTGGACATACTTTTATAGTTCACATGAAAGATTACGGAGAATTTGATATTCTAGGAGAAACTAGAGATGATGCTGCTGGAGAAGCTTTTGATAAAGTTGCAAGAGCAATTGGACTTGGATATCCAGGTGGTCCTAAAATAGATAAGATATCAAATGAGGGAAATGAAAATGCAATAGTATTTCCAAAAGCTAATTTCCACGATAAAGATTGCTTAGATTTTTCATTTAGTGGTGTAAAATCAGCAGTTCTAAATTATATAAACAAAATGAATATGAAAAATGAAGAAATAAATAGAGCAGATGTTGCTGCGTCTTTCCAAAAGTCAGTTGTAGATGTTTTAGTTGATAATGTAATTAAAGCTTGTAAGTTAAGAAATGTAGATAAAATTGCTATAGCTGGAGGTGTTGCCTCAAACACACATCTTAGAGAAGCTATGATAAATGCAGGAAAGAAAAATAAAATAGATGTACTATTCCCAGCACCGATTTTATGTACTGATAATGCTGCTATGATAGGAAGCGCTGCGTATTTTGAATATTTAAAGGGAAGAGTAGCACCGCTTGAATTAAATGCTATACCAAATTTAAAACTTGGAGAAAGATAA
- a CDS encoding RusA family crossover junction endodeoxyribonuclease, with translation MCKSYAKIIVHGSPITKSNFKLSNVKGRAILPFNSGKYHDRYGVYEELISYEAKIQNPNVFLTESLIAILKVYYKSKKRHPDTTNIPKSIFDGVEKSGIIINDAQIRQLIIEEHYDNENPRFELELFGESTYNVHYEVSKNETINEPINYNPPPNKKSSNKKSLASKEDKIIPSNLSSNSSIMLCDICGKPLKNKEDSISANKGKTLICKSCFGKLF, from the coding sequence ATGTGTAAATCTTATGCCAAAATTATAGTTCATGGATCACCAATTACAAAATCAAATTTTAAATTATCTAATGTAAAGGGTAGAGCAATTCTTCCATTTAATTCTGGCAAATATCACGATAGATATGGTGTATATGAAGAATTAATATCTTATGAAGCTAAAATTCAAAATCCCAATGTATTTCTTACAGAATCTCTTATTGCTATTTTAAAAGTTTATTATAAAAGTAAAAAAAGACATCCTGATACAACAAATATACCTAAAAGTATATTTGACGGTGTAGAAAAAAGTGGCATTATCATTAACGATGCTCAAATAAGACAACTTATTATTGAAGAACACTATGATAATGAAAATCCTAGATTTGAGTTAGAATTATTTGGAGAAAGTACATATAACGTTCATTATGAAGTATCTAAAAATGAAACTATAAATGAACCTATAAACTATAATCCACCACCAAATAAAAAATCTTCTAACAAAAAATCATTAGCCTCTAAAGAAGATAAAATCATACCTAGTAACTTATCCTCAAATTCTTCAATTATGTTATGTGATATTTGTGGAAAACCATTAAAAAATAAAGAAGATTCAATATCAGCAAATAAAGGCAAAACTCTGATATGCAAATCTTGCTTT